A window of Nitrososphaera sp. genomic DNA:
ACAGGCTGGCTTATGTCGACTGCCACCACCTTGACTGAGGCAGGAAGCATGTTGCCAACAGCTATCGAGTGGAGCATACTTGAGAGCATCAGAACCATTCTGGCCCCTTTTAACACCTGCTTGTATTTCCTCTGGGCTTCTACCACGTCCGTGACCACATCCGGCAGCGGGCCGTCATCACGCAGAGACCCTGCAAGAACAAAGGGGACGTTGTGGGCAATGCACTCGAAAATGACTCCGCGCTTGAGGATTTTCTGATCCACCATGGCCTTGAGCGAGCCGGCCTTGAACACCTCGTTTATGGCCTGCATGTGGTTGCGGTGCCCCCTGACTGCGAGTGTGCCGTCACTTACGTGCATGCCAAGTGAAGTCCCAAGCAGTGCGTTTTCAACGTCATGCACCGCGAGAGCGTTTCCTGCGAGCAAACCGTCAACATAACCCATCCGTATCATTCTAGCCAGCGCCTCGGAGGCACCCGAATGCACGACGACCGGCCCGGATACTACGATTATCTTGCCGCCTTGTCTCTTTGTTTCAACAATGTCACCGGCCACCTTGCGGGCTATTTGCTGTGTAGGGCGCTCACTTGAGCTGGTGCTGCTCATGAATTGAAAAATGTCGACTCCTTCCCTTGGCCTCTCCTGGGGAATGATCCTGACCCCCCTCTCACCCACGATAATTTTGTCGCCTTTCTTTATGTCCCTGACCATCCGGCACTCCGCCTTTTTTGCGCGCGTATCGACTACTATGCACTTGTCCATCATCATGTTATCAACGTCAATCCATTGATTGGCGTAAAAAATCTGGGTTGCGTTGTTAGTCGTGCTGTAAAAGTTGTCGGGCATGACCATGTCCTTGGAGGCTGCCTCAAGTTCCACCTGCTGGACAGAAATGGGCTGAGCCCCTTCCCTGAATGCTGACTCGAGGATCTCGTCAAGGTGCTGCTTGCTTTTTGCCTTTACCAGGAGCCGGGCGTAGCTTGCGTCACTTTTTCTAGTGCCCACCTTGAATTCAAGTACCTCAAAGTTTCCCTTCAGGTCCATGATGTTGTCAAATATTCTAGTAAGTATCATGGAATCAATCAGGTGTCCGCGTACCTCGATCTCCTGCTCAAAGCCCGACCCGGCCAAGTCAGGCAAAATGCAGCCAGCCAGTAAAATAAGTCTATTTCAGGTTAATGTACTGGACCATGGTTGGCAAGGTCAGACTGGAAGGAAAAGTTTGCCGAAATATTCAGCCATGTTTTGTTCGGACTTGAGCCTTGCGACTATCTCGTTTTTTGTGTCTTCCGTGAACCACTGGGCGAGGGACTTGGCAATTCCCTTACTGTCGCATATTGCAATCATGTAGCCGTTTGATTCCTTTGTCAGTGCGAACAGATTTTCCTCCCCTACAGGCTCCCACTGGTTGTCCCTGTTATCTTTGAGGGCCAGGGCGGGCATTGCGTGACCGGCGTACCTTGTCAAGAGTTCCTGCGCCGCCTTGACGCGTTTTTCGCCGACTTTAAGAGCTACGAAATACTGCATTATCCCGACTCTAGCCTTTTTCCCCTGCACGACTTAAAGACCTTAGTATTCCTGTCATGGGGTCTGTCGCAGAAGGACCGGCAACCGCGTCCAGCGCGGACCGGTGAAATTCCTCAAGTGCAAGCCTGTCGTACCCCTGCTTTTCATACTCTCTGGCTTGGAGTCCCATTTCGAGCTTGTCAATCCTATGCACAAAGCGGGCCAGCTCGGTCTTTGCCTCGGCATACTCATTCCAGATGGCAGCATACCTGGCCTTGAGCGGCTCTGGCAAAAGGGAAAGTATCTCGGTC
This region includes:
- a CDS encoding TIGR00300 family protein — protein: MAGSGFEQEIEVRGHLIDSMILTRIFDNIMDLKGNFEVLEFKVGTRKSDASYARLLVKAKSKQHLDEILESAFREGAQPISVQQVELEAASKDMVMPDNFYSTTNNATQIFYANQWIDVDNMMMDKCIVVDTRAKKAECRMVRDIKKGDKIIVGERGVRIIPQERPREGVDIFQFMSSTSSSERPTQQIARKVAGDIVETKRQGGKIIVVSGPVVVHSGASEALARMIRMGYVDGLLAGNALAVHDVENALLGTSLGMHVSDGTLAVRGHRNHMQAINEVFKAGSLKAMVDQKILKRGVIFECIAHNVPFVLAGSLRDDGPLPDVVTDVVEAQRKYKQVLKGARMVLMLSSMLHSIAVGNMLPASVKVVAVDISQPVVTKLLDRGTTQAIGIVTDVGAFLPIVVDELERVAKKAGGEDGRK